The Deltaproteobacteria bacterium genome includes a window with the following:
- a CDS encoding OsmC family protein, with protein MAEAASHEFRCKLRWTGGASGTAFDYGSFSRDLALEVQGKAPITASAAPGYKGDLSKHNPEDLLMASLAACHALTYLAICSLSKVRVLAYEDEISGTLEKSGEVMKFTHATLRPRVTIASVDDESRALSLHEKAHQQCFIMNSVNFPVAVEARIVVAG; from the coding sequence ATGGCTGAAGCAGCTTCCCATGAGTTCCGATGCAAGCTGAGATGGACCGGAGGTGCCAGCGGTACTGCTTTCGACTATGGTAGCTTCTCCCGCGATCTTGCGCTGGAAGTGCAGGGCAAAGCACCGATTACCGCCAGCGCCGCGCCGGGCTACAAGGGCGATCTGTCAAAACACAACCCCGAAGATCTTCTCATGGCGTCCCTCGCCGCCTGCCATGCACTTACCTATCTGGCCATCTGTTCCCTGTCGAAGGTGAGGGTGCTGGCCTATGAAGACGAAATATCCGGTACGCTCGAAAAGTCTGGAGAAGTCATGAAGTTTACCCATGCCACCCTGCGTCCGAGGGTAACTATCGCCAGCGTCGACGACGAAAGCCGGGCACTATCCCTGCATGAGAAGGCTCATCAGCAATGTTTCATCATGAACTCGGTGAATTTCCCTGTTGCGGTCGAGGCCAGGATAGTCGTCGCTGGCTGA
- a CDS encoding type II toxin-antitoxin system HipA family toxin yields the protein MLKVWHETEPVGTIIADKRRLQFTYDPAWLKADAAFPLSPRLPLRPEPYDNDPVALFFSNLLPEGPVLSAILKLKQIPAGDLYAQLEALGEDAAGAFSITPGGVKRTRKASYAPYSPAMIRADIERLGKRLPLLAQHGELRLSLAGAQDKIPVKWDGGKFSLPKDGAASTHILKPAIQPVSDIPESVENEAFCLALAARAGLNAVGAETVRLPPDVLVIRRYDRTIEKNRIRRLHQLDFCQLAGVLPDQKYQRDGGPGFKDIFDLINQHTTVPGVDQLKVIDWVIFNFLIGNADAHGKNLALLAGEGGRMRLAPFYDLLSTAVYRELDPKMAMSIGGEYRAEWVHEKHWRKFAADVKVMPSLLKKRSAELAARVMTEAPNAAGQLGLPASKGIIRKIILEIRRRAGWLEAHQEGL from the coding sequence GTGCTGAAGGTCTGGCATGAAACCGAACCGGTCGGCACGATCATCGCTGACAAGCGGCGGCTCCAGTTCACGTACGATCCCGCCTGGCTGAAGGCGGATGCGGCCTTTCCGCTGAGCCCCCGCCTTCCGCTCCGGCCGGAGCCTTACGACAACGACCCGGTCGCTCTGTTCTTCAGCAATCTGCTTCCGGAAGGACCGGTTCTTTCCGCAATCCTTAAGCTCAAGCAGATTCCGGCTGGTGACTTGTACGCCCAGCTGGAAGCGCTGGGGGAGGACGCAGCCGGCGCCTTTTCGATCACACCGGGTGGCGTGAAGCGGACGCGAAAGGCGTCTTATGCGCCTTATTCTCCGGCCATGATCCGGGCGGATATCGAACGGCTCGGGAAACGGCTCCCGTTACTTGCGCAGCACGGCGAACTCAGGCTGTCGCTGGCGGGTGCGCAGGACAAGATCCCGGTGAAATGGGATGGCGGCAAGTTCTCGTTACCGAAAGACGGCGCGGCGTCTACTCATATTCTCAAACCGGCAATCCAGCCCGTTTCGGATATCCCGGAGTCGGTCGAGAACGAGGCGTTTTGTCTGGCACTTGCTGCCAGGGCCGGCCTGAATGCGGTTGGGGCCGAAACAGTCCGTTTGCCGCCGGACGTGCTGGTGATTCGCAGGTACGACCGGACCATAGAGAAAAACCGGATCAGGCGCTTGCATCAGCTCGACTTCTGCCAGCTCGCTGGAGTCCTTCCGGACCAGAAGTACCAGCGGGACGGAGGGCCGGGTTTCAAGGACATCTTCGACCTGATTAACCAGCACACAACAGTACCGGGCGTGGATCAGCTCAAGGTGATCGACTGGGTGATATTCAATTTCCTGATTGGAAATGCAGACGCCCATGGAAAGAACCTGGCCTTGCTGGCCGGTGAGGGAGGCCGTATGCGGCTGGCGCCGTTCTATGATCTGCTGAGTACGGCCGTCTACCGGGAACTGGACCCCAAAATGGCCATGTCCATTGGCGGCGAATACCGGGCTGAGTGGGTGCATGAAAAGCACTGGCGCAAGTTCGCGGCCGATGTGAAGGTGATGCCGTCCTTGCTGAAGAAGCGGAGCGCGGAACTGGCGGCCCGCGTAATGACGGAGGCTCCAAATGCCGCCGGCCAGCTGGGACTACCAGCCAGCAAGGGAATCATCCGGAAGATCATTCTGGAGATCCGGCGCCGGGCCGGATGGCTGGAAGCCCATCAGGAAGGGCTGTGA
- the pdhA gene encoding pyruvate dehydrogenase (acetyl-transferring) E1 component subunit alpha: MAVQRRKPAKRKRTSARPPKRGPGVPASRDHALSLVREMMLIRRFEEKADELYSLGKIRGFLHLYIGEEAVCVGAMRGLTSDDSVVATYREHGHAISRGISPGTVMAEMYGKVNGCSRGRGGSMHLFDVSRKFYGGHAIVGAGIPFAVGLALADKMESKPHVTACFFGDGAVDEGEFHESMNMASLWKLPVLFICENNLYAMGTALDRHESVRDIAAHARVYGVHAEQVDGMDVLAVEAAVERNAKAIRRDGTPRFLEILTYRFRGHSMADPVLYRSKEEVSEWMTRDPISSFLLLLRNAGLVGDVDVEKLEKSVAAEIDEAVRFAESGEWEAVEDLTRDVYTPAGARS, from the coding sequence ATGGCTGTCCAGCGGAGAAAGCCGGCAAAGCGGAAAAGGACTTCCGCCCGGCCCCCCAAAAGGGGCCCGGGGGTTCCTGCTTCTCGCGACCATGCCCTGTCGCTGGTCCGGGAAATGATGCTGATTCGCCGGTTTGAGGAGAAGGCCGACGAGCTGTACAGCCTCGGCAAGATCCGTGGGTTTCTGCACCTGTATATTGGAGAAGAGGCGGTTTGCGTGGGCGCCATGCGCGGTCTCACCTCCGACGATTCGGTTGTGGCGACTTACCGGGAACACGGGCATGCCATTTCAAGGGGCATTTCTCCCGGCACTGTCATGGCGGAGATGTACGGGAAAGTAAACGGGTGCAGCCGGGGACGCGGCGGCTCCATGCACCTGTTCGACGTCTCGCGGAAGTTCTATGGGGGCCATGCGATCGTAGGTGCCGGGATCCCGTTTGCAGTGGGACTGGCCCTTGCCGACAAAATGGAATCGAAGCCGCATGTCACTGCCTGCTTCTTCGGAGACGGTGCCGTCGACGAAGGCGAGTTTCATGAGTCCATGAATATGGCCTCGCTCTGGAAGCTGCCTGTTCTTTTCATCTGCGAGAACAACCTCTACGCCATGGGAACCGCTCTGGATCGGCATGAGTCTGTGCGTGACATCGCCGCCCACGCCCGTGTCTACGGGGTTCACGCCGAACAGGTTGATGGCATGGATGTGCTGGCTGTCGAAGCCGCCGTCGAGCGCAACGCAAAGGCGATTCGCCGGGACGGTACGCCGAGATTTCTGGAAATCCTGACTTACCGGTTTCGGGGGCACTCCATGGCCGATCCGGTTCTCTACCGGAGCAAGGAGGAGGTTTCGGAATGGATGACCCGGGATCCCATTTCTTCGTTCCTGCTACTCCTCCGCAATGCCGGCCTTGTTGGCGATGTGGACGTGGAAAAACTTGAGAAATCGGTCGCTGCAGAAATCGATGAGGCGGTCCGGTTCGCCGAGTCGGGTGAGTGGGAAGCGGTGGAAGACCTGACACGTGATGTCTACACGCCCGCAGGAGCCCGGTCATGA
- a CDS encoding helix-turn-helix domain-containing protein, translating to MLLELGDTIRASRVRAEMTQEELALVSGVGREFIIQLENGKPGVSLGNTGRVMRALGLRLRALEK from the coding sequence ATGCTGCTGGAGCTGGGCGATACCATCCGCGCGTCCAGAGTCCGCGCGGAAATGACCCAGGAGGAACTGGCGCTCGTGTCGGGCGTAGGGCGGGAGTTCATCATCCAGCTGGAAAACGGAAAGCCGGGCGTTTCGCTTGGAAATACCGGCCGGGTGATGCGGGCGCTCGGGCTCCGGCTCAGGGCGCTGGAGAAATAG
- a CDS encoding holo-ACP synthase — MGYPDVSISGIGIDVVDVSRLRRSCMRRPAVMHTAFTASEHRSALRLTESARWRRVAGIWAAKEAFYKSAGPLQRRFGWKDLEIRSTGRRAPEFVFSRRLGSELRKLGMLRVHLSITHDGGIAAAFVVIEHGKLA; from the coding sequence ATGGGGTATCCAGATGTTTCCATTTCGGGCATTGGAATTGATGTTGTCGATGTGAGCCGGCTCCGCCGGTCCTGCATGCGGCGGCCGGCAGTTATGCATACTGCATTCACTGCCAGCGAGCATCGAAGTGCTTTACGGCTGACTGAAAGCGCCCGGTGGCGACGTGTGGCCGGAATCTGGGCCGCAAAGGAAGCATTCTACAAATCAGCGGGGCCACTGCAACGGCGTTTTGGCTGGAAAGACCTGGAGATCCGCTCGACTGGCCGGAGAGCACCCGAATTCGTCTTTTCCCGGCGGCTCGGATCGGAACTCCGGAAACTTGGCATGTTGCGTGTGCATCTTTCGATTACCCATGACGGCGGTATTGCGGCTGCTTTTGTTGTTATCGAGCACGGAAAACTGGCCTGA
- a CDS encoding Fic family protein — MRTSGHNEETAVAGEKVGAFVPLPLPPKDPPLRIEGELATALQRAEQSLARLELAGEMIPSKEWFLYAFMRKEAVLSSQIEGTQATLMDLLNFEAGGSLSGADETDILEVCNYLDALKYARAELAKATGLPVSMRLLNETHKRLLKGVRGRSKQPGEIRRSQNWIGGNRPGTAVFVPPPPHRLAGLLSNLENYIHKDDALPPLVRAGLIHVQFETIHPYLDGNGRIGRLLITLLLEEWKLLSEPLLYLSLYFKRNQRDYYDRLNRVRTQGDWESWLGYFLTGIAEIADEAVDTSRELFAVVSRDRAKLLKAKDSSVMSIRLFEELPRRPVVTMPAVVRALQTTKPTAAKAINVLESIGILIEETGRGRDRTWRYKHYLDRLGQ, encoded by the coding sequence ATGCGCACGTCCGGCCACAACGAGGAAACTGCTGTCGCAGGCGAGAAGGTCGGCGCGTTTGTTCCTTTACCCCTGCCCCCCAAGGATCCGCCTTTACGCATCGAAGGCGAACTGGCTACTGCACTTCAGCGGGCCGAACAGTCCCTTGCACGGCTTGAACTGGCTGGTGAAATGATCCCTTCAAAGGAGTGGTTCCTGTACGCTTTCATGCGAAAAGAGGCCGTTCTGTCGTCCCAGATCGAGGGTACGCAGGCGACTCTGATGGACCTCCTCAATTTCGAAGCCGGCGGATCGCTTTCCGGCGCAGACGAAACGGATATTCTGGAAGTCTGCAATTATCTGGATGCGCTCAAATACGCCCGGGCCGAGCTCGCCAAAGCGACAGGTTTACCTGTTTCTATGCGGCTGCTGAACGAAACCCACAAACGTCTTCTCAAAGGCGTGCGGGGCAGGAGTAAACAGCCCGGCGAAATCCGTCGAAGCCAGAACTGGATTGGCGGCAATCGGCCGGGAACTGCTGTATTTGTACCTCCGCCCCCACATCGGCTCGCCGGACTTCTCAGTAACCTGGAAAACTACATCCACAAGGACGATGCACTTCCTCCCCTCGTCCGGGCCGGACTCATCCATGTACAGTTTGAGACCATACATCCCTATCTCGACGGAAACGGACGTATCGGACGGCTCCTGATCACGCTTCTCCTCGAAGAATGGAAACTGCTTTCCGAACCGCTCCTTTATCTGAGTCTTTATTTCAAACGGAACCAACGTGACTATTATGACCGGCTGAACCGGGTGCGAACCCAAGGCGACTGGGAAAGCTGGCTGGGCTACTTCCTTACTGGAATTGCAGAAATTGCCGATGAAGCAGTGGACACTTCACGAGAACTGTTCGCAGTCGTCAGCCGCGACCGGGCGAAACTGCTGAAGGCAAAGGACAGCTCGGTAATGAGTATCCGCCTGTTTGAAGAACTCCCGCGCCGTCCGGTGGTCACGATGCCGGCCGTCGTGAGGGCTCTGCAAACGACCAAACCGACTGCGGCCAAGGCAATCAACGTCCTTGAGAGCATCGGTATTCTGATTGAAGAAACCGGCCGAGGACGCGACCGGACCTGGAGATACAAGCACTATCTGGACCGCCTGGGCCAGTAA
- a CDS encoding SWIM zinc finger family protein — MKRTSTANYSAGMTGPFLPYDRIRELAGDPKMFARGEKYFAEGQVTKLELSGNRLAARVEGTDTYRVSISLDGQKVSHSCTCPVGDDGLFCKHCVAAALAAMSEPDSGRATPSAEQWLQSRSRGELLEIVLAARHQNPEFADYIDLLTETSSESGTAILFDKLEKAFLSGGKFVNWARATGYSRKIHQIVDSLAEVLRRVPQDEITVERLESAIKAAEKRLDGIDDSDGQYHPVIDRLEELHLEACRKARPDPVKLAGRLFRMELQSGWETFDGALETYREVLGTRRLKEYRKLAEAEWKTLKPIGPGGKDPEQYGRRARLEQVMLKLAEQEKDWRRKVRILSLDLSMPNRYRKIFELCLENGDRDSALEWARRGWEDLPEYRDHEFAVFLCQEYFRRKQAGDALPIAWQMFERHPGLESYRFLKVQADQAKRWTEWRERTWDHLQGKTMQQEAQRSRGGRSAEVEILLWEGKPEEAWTIANAGGCYDYLWQQLAENREKPHPDDAVRIYQTQLEKTLRITGNDSYKEAVRLLRRIQHTLKPAKRTDDFIQVLASVKTAHKAKRNLMKMIDAEKWD; from the coding sequence TTGAAACGGACCAGCACCGCGAATTATTCCGCCGGAATGACGGGGCCTTTTCTTCCCTATGACCGCATCCGCGAGCTGGCGGGCGACCCGAAGATGTTCGCCCGCGGGGAGAAATATTTTGCCGAAGGGCAGGTGACGAAACTGGAACTTTCGGGGAACCGCCTGGCCGCCAGAGTCGAAGGGACCGATACCTACCGGGTCTCCATCAGCCTCGACGGCCAAAAGGTTTCCCATTCCTGCACCTGCCCCGTCGGGGATGACGGCCTGTTCTGCAAGCATTGCGTCGCTGCCGCACTGGCGGCGATGTCGGAACCGGATAGCGGTCGCGCCACGCCGTCCGCTGAGCAGTGGCTTCAGTCCCGCTCCCGTGGGGAGCTGCTGGAGATCGTCCTGGCAGCCCGGCACCAGAACCCCGAATTCGCCGATTACATCGACCTTCTGACCGAAACGTCATCGGAGAGCGGTACGGCCATCCTGTTCGACAAGCTTGAGAAGGCGTTTCTGTCCGGCGGGAAGTTCGTGAACTGGGCGCGGGCGACTGGCTATAGCCGCAAGATTCACCAGATCGTCGACTCCCTGGCGGAAGTGTTGCGCCGCGTCCCTCAAGACGAAATCACCGTTGAGCGGCTGGAATCCGCGATCAAGGCTGCGGAGAAACGCCTGGATGGCATCGACGACAGCGACGGGCAATACCATCCAGTCATCGACAGGCTCGAAGAGCTTCATCTGGAAGCCTGCCGGAAGGCCCGGCCCGACCCGGTGAAACTTGCCGGAAGACTTTTCCGGATGGAACTCCAGAGCGGCTGGGAAACCTTTGACGGCGCCCTGGAAACCTACCGGGAGGTTCTCGGAACACGCAGACTCAAGGAATACCGCAAACTGGCGGAGGCCGAATGGAAAACCCTGAAACCCATCGGCCCCGGCGGCAAGGATCCCGAACAGTATGGGCGTCGCGCCCGCCTCGAACAGGTCATGCTGAAGCTCGCGGAACAGGAGAAAGACTGGCGGCGGAAGGTCCGGATCCTCTCCCTCGACCTGTCGATGCCTAACCGTTACCGGAAGATATTCGAGTTGTGCCTCGAAAACGGAGACCGGGATTCCGCCCTCGAATGGGCCCGGCGCGGCTGGGAGGATCTGCCCGAATATCGCGACCACGAATTCGCCGTTTTTCTCTGTCAGGAGTATTTCCGCCGCAAACAGGCCGGCGACGCACTTCCCATTGCCTGGCAGATGTTCGAGCGGCATCCCGGTCTGGAAAGCTACCGGTTCCTGAAAGTTCAGGCGGACCAGGCGAAGCGGTGGACGGAATGGCGCGAACGCACGTGGGATCATCTTCAGGGGAAGACCATGCAGCAGGAGGCCCAAAGATCCCGTGGTGGCCGGTCCGCAGAGGTCGAAATCCTGCTCTGGGAAGGTAAACCCGAAGAAGCCTGGACAATCGCCAACGCCGGCGGCTGCTATGACTATTTATGGCAGCAGCTTGCGGAAAACCGCGAGAAGCCCCATCCCGATGACGCGGTTCGTATCTATCAGACCCAGCTCGAAAAAACGCTCCGCATCACGGGCAACGACAGTTACAAGGAAGCGGTCAGACTCCTGCGCCGGATCCAGCACACCCTGAAACCGGCTAAACGCACAGACGATTTCATTCAGGTTCTCGCGTCCGTGAAAACCGCGCACAAGGCGAAGCGCAACCTGATGAAAATGATCGACGCGGAAAAGTGGGATTGA
- a CDS encoding type IV toxin-antitoxin system AbiEi family antitoxin domain-containing protein, with translation MAAYSPSEKILQYARKSGAFRPRDLAAYGIAPVYLQRLVRQGKLDRTGRGLYSLPKFRVTEFHSLAEAGKKVPKGTVCLLSALRFHGLTTQAPFEVWIAVDVKAQRPRVDHPPLRIVRFSGNALAEGVELHRIENIDVRIYSAAKTVADCFKYRNKIGLEVALEALRDYLRKYRGKTDDLWRYAAVCRVQNVMRPYLEAMT, from the coding sequence ATGGCTGCGTATTCTCCGTCCGAAAAAATCCTGCAATATGCCCGGAAATCGGGGGCGTTTCGTCCCCGTGACCTTGCGGCGTACGGGATAGCACCGGTCTACCTCCAGCGGCTTGTGCGGCAGGGCAAGCTCGATCGGACAGGGCGAGGTCTATATAGCCTCCCGAAATTCCGGGTGACGGAGTTCCATTCCCTGGCGGAAGCGGGCAAAAAAGTGCCGAAAGGTACGGTATGCCTTCTGTCTGCGCTTCGTTTCCATGGCCTGACCACTCAGGCGCCATTTGAGGTGTGGATTGCAGTCGATGTAAAGGCGCAGCGACCGAGGGTCGATCACCCGCCGCTTCGGATCGTCCGGTTTTCGGGTAATGCGCTCGCCGAGGGTGTGGAACTCCACCGGATCGAAAATATTGATGTCAGGATATATTCGGCAGCCAAGACCGTGGCTGATTGTTTCAAGTACCGGAACAAGATCGGGCTTGAAGTCGCCCTCGAAGCCCTGCGCGACTATCTACGCAAATACCGGGGAAAGACCGATGATCTGTGGCGGTATGCTGCCGTCTGCCGTGTTCAGAACGTGATGCGGCCGTACCTTGAGGCGATGACGTGA
- a CDS encoding Fic family protein, which translates to MEPMRIGDGSRHRADLSDMALQLAARSAGFRSSLPAGVRAALAALVRSMNCYFSNLIEGHDTHPVDIERALNNDYSDDSRKRDLQFGAKAHIAIQKWIDEGGLSGRVAKVDGIRDIHRRFCEALPETLLWAEDPQTGERHRVEPGEFRKHDVKVGGHIPVSPGSLPRFMTHFEEAYVRLGKVDLIVSTAAAHHRLLWVHPFLDGNGRVARLMSHGMLLETLDTGGVWSVARGLARSVEKYKSLLANCDLPRRNSLDGRGNLSEEALADFTRFFLEVCRDQVAFMGELVQPERLSVRIRLWVEEEIRLGRLPPKSGSVLDAILYRGELPRSDIASVVGASDRHGRRIVSSLVENGVLSSESPRSPLRLVFPARLASRWLPGLFPDRF; encoded by the coding sequence ATGGAGCCGATGCGGATCGGCGACGGTTCCCGTCACCGGGCCGATTTGTCGGATATGGCACTGCAACTTGCGGCCCGGTCAGCCGGCTTTCGGAGCAGCCTGCCGGCTGGTGTCCGGGCTGCGCTTGCAGCTCTCGTCCGGTCCATGAACTGCTACTTCAGCAATCTCATCGAAGGCCACGATACTCACCCGGTCGATATCGAGCGGGCGCTGAATAACGACTACAGCGACGACAGCCGCAAGCGGGATCTCCAGTTCGGAGCGAAGGCGCATATCGCCATTCAGAAGTGGATCGACGAAGGCGGGCTTTCGGGCCGTGTGGCGAAGGTGGATGGCATACGCGACATCCACCGCCGGTTCTGCGAAGCATTGCCGGAGACTCTCCTGTGGGCGGAGGATCCGCAAACGGGAGAGCGTCACAGGGTCGAACCGGGCGAATTCCGGAAGCACGACGTGAAAGTCGGCGGCCATATTCCGGTGAGTCCGGGTTCACTGCCCCGGTTTATGACCCATTTCGAAGAGGCCTATGTGCGGCTTGGGAAAGTCGATTTGATTGTCTCGACCGCTGCTGCCCATCACCGCCTGTTATGGGTTCATCCATTCCTGGATGGAAACGGACGTGTCGCACGGCTGATGTCGCATGGAATGCTGCTGGAGACGCTCGACACGGGCGGGGTCTGGTCGGTCGCCCGCGGGCTCGCCCGGAGCGTGGAGAAATACAAGAGTCTTCTGGCCAATTGCGATCTACCGCGGCGGAACAGTCTCGACGGACGGGGAAACCTGAGCGAGGAGGCGCTTGCGGACTTTACCCGGTTCTTCCTGGAGGTTTGCCGTGATCAGGTCGCCTTTATGGGGGAACTGGTGCAGCCGGAGCGTCTGAGCGTTCGAATCCGCCTGTGGGTGGAAGAAGAAATCCGCTTGGGACGGCTTCCGCCTAAATCCGGTAGCGTTCTGGATGCGATTCTGTACCGGGGGGAGCTGCCTCGCTCCGACATCGCCTCCGTAGTTGGTGCCAGCGACCGCCACGGCCGCCGGATCGTTTCCTCGCTGGTGGAGAACGGCGTTCTGTCATCCGAAAGCCCGCGTTCGCCACTACGACTTGTGTTTCCGGCCAGACTGGCATCGCGGTGGCTTCCGGGGCTTTTCCCCGACCGGTTCTGA
- a CDS encoding alpha-ketoacid dehydrogenase subunit beta has protein sequence MKMTYREAVREGLRHVLKSDPRVFLMGEDVGRYGGAFAVSKGLLAEFGPDRIRDTPLSESTFTGAGIGAAIGGMRPIVEIMTVNFSMLALDQIVNSAAALRHMSGGQISVPLVVRMATGGGRQLAAQHSHSLEGWYAHVPGIKVLAPATPNDARGMLVAAIEDPDPVFIFEHATLYPVEGEVDDPFQPVDISRSTIRRAGTDVSIFAYGGSLGKALQASDDLTTAGISAEVVDIRVLRPLDEATILESVSRTHRVVVVDEMWRTGSFAGEISALIMEKAFYDLDAPVVRVCSAEVPMPYAKHMEAAALPQTANIVAAAQEILGRHG, from the coding sequence ATGAAGATGACCTACCGGGAGGCGGTCAGGGAGGGACTCCGCCATGTCCTGAAAAGCGATCCGCGGGTTTTCCTCATGGGTGAGGATGTGGGCCGCTACGGCGGGGCCTTCGCTGTCAGCAAGGGGCTGCTCGCCGAATTCGGGCCCGACCGGATCCGGGACACTCCCCTGTCGGAGTCCACCTTCACTGGCGCCGGTATTGGTGCTGCCATCGGTGGTATGCGTCCCATCGTGGAGATCATGACCGTCAATTTTAGTATGCTCGCGCTGGACCAGATCGTGAACTCTGCCGCCGCTCTCAGACACATGTCGGGCGGCCAGATAAGCGTGCCGCTTGTCGTGCGCATGGCGACTGGTGGCGGCCGCCAGCTCGCCGCCCAGCACTCCCACAGCCTTGAGGGCTGGTACGCCCATGTGCCCGGTATCAAGGTGCTGGCTCCGGCCACACCAAACGATGCCCGCGGCATGCTTGTTGCCGCGATTGAGGATCCCGATCCAGTCTTTATCTTCGAGCATGCCACGCTCTATCCGGTCGAAGGCGAAGTGGATGATCCCTTCCAGCCTGTTGATATCAGTCGTTCCACCATCCGGCGGGCTGGTACGGATGTCTCGATCTTCGCTTATGGGGGCTCTCTCGGGAAGGCGCTGCAGGCGTCGGATGATCTCACCACCGCGGGAATCAGTGCCGAAGTGGTGGATATTCGCGTCCTGAGGCCGCTTGATGAGGCGACAATTCTCGAATCCGTATCCCGGACCCACCGTGTCGTGGTTGTGGATGAAATGTGGCGTACTGGCAGTTTTGCCGGAGAGATCAGCGCCCTGATCATGGAGAAGGCCTTTTACGATCTGGATGCACCGGTAGTCCGGGTCTGCAGCGCCGAGGTGCCGATGCCCTACGCCAAGCATATGGAAGCGGCCGCCCTGCCTCAGACCGCTAACATTGTTGCCGCGGCACAGGAGATTCTGGGCCGTCATGGCTGA